One window of the Hyperolius riggenbachi isolate aHypRig1 chromosome 5, aHypRig1.pri, whole genome shotgun sequence genome contains the following:
- the LOC137518468 gene encoding uncharacterized protein: MDARKLQDQETSDLSDSSNRSRSCLVCKVVLPTSWTKASCQGCITKLINEENTASCKEFMTTMRHEMVETFRAFRENLPTGSAPVVPPVAVIPKENPKPRKALVKTTRRLISSDEEEEEEIQDVLPGGQVNRDLSQDDMSDQSDTDEKLMFSRFRFLVEETDELVRAIHTTLNINQTTPAPVSIHDKLYSGMDPTPHLNFPVHPSTKNLINTQWKYPEKKLFISRGFRKRFPFSEEDAKLWEGCPKLDAAFSLMNRENELAFEDLGFLKDPADKKIDLSLKKAYTAAVTNFKPAAATTCVSRTTLLWIERVEELVKTDAPKKDILEALSVVKKSNNYVTDASTESLRVTAKTTALVNNARRNLWLKTWDGSQSSKSKACNLPFTGDLLFGPQLQEVLEKTASRKLSFPKKKKFKPNRPFFRRNNQARDKGVQKRRTWPLNKEGPRRTPLHKPAEPQSKHQ, translated from the exons ATGGACGCACGAAAACTTCAGGATCAG GAGACTTCGGACTTATCCGATAGCTCTAACAGGTCCAGGAGTTGCCTTGTCTGTAAGGTTGTTTTGCCAACTAGCTGGACAAAAGCATCTTGCCAAGGATGTATTACAAAGTTAATTAATGAAGAGAATACTGCCTCCTGCAAAGAGTTTATGACTACCATGAGGCATGAAATGGTAGAGACATTtagagcattcagggaaaatctgcCTACAGGGTCAGCTCCTGTGGTACCTCCTGTGGCAGTTATTCCCAAGGAGAATCCTAAGCCAAGAAAAGCTCTTGTAAAAACTACAAGACGTTTAATTTcttcagatgaagaagaagaagaggaaatacAGGATGTTCTTCCTGGAGGACAGGTTAACAGGGATTTATCACAGGATGATATGTCAGATCAAAGTGATACGGATGAGAAACTTatgttttcaagattcagatttctgGTGGAAGAGACTGATGAATTAGTGCGGGCTATTCACACTACCTTGAATATTAATCAGACCACTCCCGCTCCTGTGTCCATACATGATAAATTATATTCTGGTATGGATCCCACACCACATTTAAATTTTCCTGTACATCCCTCAACAAAAAACCTAATTAATACGCAATGGAAATACCCAgagaaaaaactttttatttcCAGAGGGTTTAGAAAGCGATTCCCCTTTTCAGAAGAAGATGCAAAACTATGGGAAGGTTGTCCCAAGTTAGACGCAGCGTTCAGTCTAATGAATAGGGAGAATGAACTTGCTTTTGAGGATTTGGGTTTCCTTAAAGACCCAGCAGACAAGAAAATTGATTTGTCACTTAAAAAAGCTTATACAGCAGCAGTAACTAACTTTAAGCCTGCTGCAGCCACCACCTGTGTCTCTAGGACCACTTTATTATGGATAGAGAGGGTGGAAGAATTAGTCAAAACTGATGCTCCTAAAAAGGACATTTTAGAAGCTCTGAGTGTTGTTAAGAAATCTAATAATTATGTTACTGATGCTTCAACAGAGTCACTAAGAGTTACAGCAAAGACAACAGCACTAGTTAATAATGCCCGCAGAAATCTGTGGCTCAAGACATGGGACGGTAGCCAATCGTCCAAGTCTAAGGCATGTAATCTACCCTTTACGGGGGATCTGTTATTTGGCCCTCAGCTCCAAGAAGTCTTGGAGAAGACGGCAAGCAGGAAATTATCATTTCCGAAGAAAAAGAAATTCAAGCCGAATAGGCCCTTTTTTCGCCGCAATAACCAGGCGAGAGATAAAGGGGTCCAAAAAAGAAGGACTTGGCCACTTAATAAGGAAGGGCCTAGGAGGACTCCGCTGCATAAGCCAGCGGAGCCCCAAAGCAAGCACCAGTGa